The genomic DNA TGGCTCACCTTACAGTGAAGACCATTGTTATAACTGCGGTTCTCCTTGAAACGCTCAATATTGCAATATCAACATTACAGGAATATGATATGTTTCATGAAGTCACCCTTGTTCAGGTTTCGAAAAGCATGCCGCTTGCCGGGGGATTTATGCTAAAACCCCTTGATCCGGTTTTTATCATCACCGGAGGATGTTCTTAAATGCTTTCCGGAGTGGGGCTTGGTCCAGGAGATCCTGAGCTTCTCACCATCAAAGCGGTTCGCATGCTACAGGAAGCGGATGTCGTGTATATTCCAGGTGGTCTGGCCAGGCGGCTGGTTGAGCCGTACTGCACCCCCATTGAACTTCCCTTCCCCATGAGTCATGATGAGGAGATGATTCGGGCGCAGATTATCGAGAATGCTGAAAAAATCGCATCTGATGCGAGGGATAAAAATGTTGTCTTTGGAATCATCGGTGATCCGAATATCTTCTCAACCTTCTCGCGTCTCACTGTGATTTTGAAGGAACGATACCCCAATATCATCATCGGTACAGTTCCCGGGATATCATCCATAACAGCACTCATGTCTGAGACCGGCCTTCCCATTACCGGGGGCTTTTGTGTAACCGACGGGAGTAAGATTCGATCCCAGATTAGGATGAAAGTAAGAAAACCCCGTGAGTTGGCAGAGAATCTCCGAAAAGAAGGATACTCGAGATTTGTACTGGTAGAGCGGATGTACATGGACGGTATGCAAGTGCTT from Methanospirillum hungatei JF-1 includes the following:
- a CDS encoding cobalt-factor II C(20)-methyltransferase, with product MLSGVGLGPGDPELLTIKAVRMLQEADVVYIPGGLARRLVEPYCTPIELPFPMSHDEEMIRAQIIENAEKIASDARDKNVVFGIIGDPNIFSTFSRLTVILKERYPNIIIGTVPGISSITALMSETGLPITGGFCVTDGSKIRSQIRMKVRKPRELAENLRKEGYSRFVLVERMYMDGMQVLNGDDLPEESSYFSLLYAERDL